From Melospiza melodia melodia isolate bMelMel2 chromosome 2, bMelMel2.pri, whole genome shotgun sequence:
GGAAAATCCAGAGGCTCTTGCACAAACCTAATTTCAAGCTCTGTTAAAGATAGTGtttggtttgggtgttttttggtttaggtttggttttttgttgttgttgtttttttttttggttttttttttttttttaatgcattcaaCTTAATTTCCCAGGGAGCTGTGTGAAAATGAGAAAGGCAGACCTTTGACTGTGAATCCAGCCCAGTGCCTGGTTCTTACAGATCCAGTCTCACATTGTTTTCCTCCATCACTGCCCTCAATAAATCTCTGCACAAAGATTGCTAAAATTCCTCCCACCTCCCTTCCACACTTCAGTGGAGACagttacattattttttttttttttgcatttaagcAATCCAATTCATTTTTAATTCAAAACACACCCTAGTTTCCACAGCTCTGTTAAAAACAGGAGCACTGTGACCTTGAAAAGGCTCAGACCTGCTGGCACCATGAAGTTCTGACCTGTACTTTGCTCTTCctggcttgcttgctttctggTGAGGAAAAGGCTCGTGGTTGGGTTTATGATCCACTCATTCCAGTGCTGATAGCTGAAGGGGAAGGAGAGGAACTGTATTTGGTTTGGAAGGCTCCTGAGGGAGACATACCTGGAGATTCAGTTCCCTGAGCTCACAGAGAAACACATGCTGGCTGGTTCCTCTGCACACAGCTGATCTGCCTGTATTTAGTTTTCCAGTCTGGAGAGCAAATATACGCACAGGTGAAAATACAGATTAGGGTAGGCTGTTTACATCTGACCTCATTCTTCTGCCCAAGAACTGGCACAGGGTGGCAATTTTTACAACTACGCCCTGACTGCAAGGAAGTTGCAGAGCCACTGAAGTGGGGCGGCTCTAATGGTCCACCTGCTCCCTTCTCCAAGACAGAGGGAGGCAGACATGCTTTGTCCAAATTCTTCCTACATTGAGATTTCCTACTGTGACCCAAGGAGGGATTGCAAGAGAAACATAAAGCACTACTGGCCCTGAAACAATtgccagctgcagccccaggtcaTACCATGAAAATCTGATTCCTTTCTTTGTTTCTCAGCTGATGCAGAGATTAATTCTTTCCTGTCCTTGACACTGTACTTGCTGGAGCTATCAGCAGAACAGTGAGCGTTGCTTTGTTTTATGGAGGGGACGGCAAGCAGGGTGGGTTTGCTGTCATTGTAGAGGGAATGGCACAAGGAGAATGTAAACAGTAGATGTAGGTGTACAAAAAAAGCAACCTTGTGGCAGCAGCATTGCATGGATTTCAGTAAAGCGAGACTTTGCCTGAGGAAAAGAAAAGTTCTctacattttttatttaaaaacccaATTAAGTTAAAATTAAATGTGAAATGATGACAATTTGCATCCAGGCCTTAAGCAATCCGCTTTAATTGAATCATGGATTGCTCTGCACAGGAGAATGACTGAGATCAAGCTTCCCATAGATGTGTCTCATGCATCTCAGTCCAACTCTGAAGCAAGAGTAGTCCCAGCTCCTCATAAAAGTGATATCACTCTCCCAACATCTtcctgccatgccatcccatttGGAAGGCAAACAGCAGCACATGAATCACAGAACAGATAAGACTGGGAGGGACCACTGGCGACCATCTGGTCCAACCCTCTCGCTCAAGTAGGGTCCCTCAGAGCACATTCCTCGGGACTGTGTCCAGACAGCTTTAGAATATCTCCTGGTAAAGGGGCTGGCAGTCTGTCTGGGCAGCACTCAGTGCTGTACCTGGTCTGGGCCAGCACTCATGGGCTGGCTGCTGGGCCAGTGGCCATGCCTTGGAGCGGGATGCTGAGCTCAgggagcctggtgctgagctcaaggagcctggtgctgagctcttggagcctggtgctgagctctgGGAGCCTGCTCCCCCTCACAGATTTCCTTCTAACCCTCTCCCCAGTGCAAACGCGGCCAACACAAACTCTTCTTCGTAGCCGTGTAGGAATTTAATATCTGTAAAATGTCTTTTCCTCTAAGAAAAAGCAGGCACATAAGAGCAGACAAATGACTGACAGCACAATCTAAGCCCCACCTTTTTTCAAAATCagccagagaagagaggggcatAAAAGCTtaaatttttcagggcagcatGGCCATGGCAGGAGGCCTCCAACAGCGGCCAGGCTGCTGTGGTCCCTTTAGGCACTGGCTGAGGTGTATCCATTCCACAGAATCACCCAATCAATCAGTTTGGAAAAGACTTCTGTGATAATATTGAGTCCGGCCTATGACCGAACACCACCACGGCAACCAGCCCATGGCACTGAGGGCCACGCCCAGTCTTTCCTTACACACCTCCAGGGACGGAGATTccgccacctccctgggcagtccattgCAATGTCTAAATTTCCATTCATCTCTCCCTGACCAGTTTAATAGCCAATTTAAAGTGGAGACAGCAGTCGGGGTCTCGTCTCACCGACGAGAGAGACACGGGGTGCAGTTCAGCAGCCACCCCATCCTTCTCCCTCCTCGGCCGCTGACGGAGGGGGGAAGATGACTACATCTCCCAGCATGCTGAGCGGCAGCACGGCCCGGCCAGGGGCCCGCCCTGCCCCGCCGTGCATTCTGGGAGCTGTAGTCTCGCGGGAAGGCGGGCGGGGGAGGGCGGGCGCTGCGCCTGTGCCACAGCGAGCCCGTGCCGCTGCCCCGGGGCTCCGAGCGGGCTGGCTCTGGCTCGGCCGGTTCGTCCCTTCCTCCAGCCCGCCTGGCTCAGCTCGCACCGCGAAGGGGAGGTCTGGCTCTCGGCGTCCTGATGAAGCCCAGCTAGGGGAGCACGCTGCCGCCTCAGAAagttggaggagaagaaggagggggaggaggagaaggtctgCACAGCGATGTAGCCCCGAGCGTGGAACGGCAGCCCCTGGAAGGCACTTCAGCTCCTCGCCGCCCTGATCCTGGAGCATGGGCTAAAAACTATGTTCCTCTCCCGTATGGAAAATCATTGTTTCCTGCTGTTTGTGTTTGTCTTCCAAGCAATATTTATCCTGATCCTCTACCGAAGCGGACCTTCGCGTGTGTTCCGCGGGTTTGTAGAGGCGCCTcaggtggtggtggtggattACTCGAAGCCCCACGATGTGTACACAAACCTCAGCTTGTTCACCCGGGCTCCCAGTGAGGACACCATGCCCTACTGCTCAGCGCAGTCCCCAGTCCTGGGTAGGTATGAACCTCCAAAAACCCTGGGAAGGTGGTTTGAAAGAACCTCCTTCATAACCCTGAAGGTGTCATAAATGTAAGTTGTATCTTCTACAAACTTTGAAACAGGTGTGCCGGTGTACTTACGCTGCCAAAATTCTCTCCTGTTAACAACCCGTGTTGTTTTACTGCTTGTGCGGGGAAAAGTGTTTTACTGGCCTAAAAATTTCCAATATTGAGAGTTTGGTTACACAGATGTCAAGATTGTAGAGCAAAAGCGAAAACAGTGCATGGTGATAATATCAAGTTAGTaatgcttttttggttttttttttttttggcagtctTGTGTAAAGTGACCCAACAATTTAGAAACTGCATAATATTGACTTCTGACTTTAACACCTTGGTTCTTTGTCTTAAGCCTTATATCAAATCTGTAGTTCAATATAAATTGATTAAGTTGACTTGAAATCAGCTTAAGGAGGATGTATGAGGATGGCACCTTGCTCTTCATGGTGATCTTCTAGTCTATGATTGTCACACATCCTTTAGGCTTAGAAACTTCTTTGTTAGACTTAAAAATCTGGTCACAGGTTAATTTGTATTCTCAGTAGGACCAAACCAGAGCTGATCCAAGAAGCAGCATTCATCCAGCTGTTGCAGTACTAAAACAGTTGAGAAATTTTAAGTCAGTACAAAGTCAAACCAGGTGTATAAAGCAGGTGTGTTTCCAGTAAAGTGGTGGTGCTGCTCAGGCAGTAGTGAATCCCTTTGACTCAGCCAGCCATGAATGGATTCAGTTCCATCAGCATGCACTTACAGCTGGTTTGGGCCATCACCTTCTTAGAGTACCATGTGGTAAGTTACTCTTGTCAGCTTTTTCCATACTACACAGGTTTCTGCATGTCTAAATGTTGTCTACACCTAGCCCTTAGCCTTGGACTGCTGTTCTAGGAAAGCTGATCACTGCACATGGAGTCCATTAGGAGCAAATGGTTGACCTTGGTTCACGTGGAAGCTCTGTGGGAAGCCAGTGCTTTTATGTCAGGTTGCTTACTTAGGTTGGAGAGCTCTGCTGGGACCCTTTGGATGAGCCTGCTCAGGCTGCAACTTTTGTAATGGTGCTTGTTCTTTTGAGATGTTTTCTTCCTTCCCCTGTTGCTTGCAGTTAAACTAAGTACACACGGTGTGTATGATGAAAGTGTAAGATAGCTTTGGGTGTGTGTTTCAGCATTTCCCATAGAAATGGCTCTACCAACTCCTGAAATCCTGGTAGCACAGAGCCTTTTTGCACAGGTGCTGGTGTCGTGGTCTCAGTGCACTGCAGCCCATTCAGTTCTGGGGAGCTACAATTCCTTTTTTCAGGCTGAATTGTTTTATTTGAAAAAGCACAGCAGAAATGTGACTGCACCTAGTTTGTGTCCACTACTGATGAAAATCCTCTCTCCTAAAGAGTCAAATGAGACAGCTTTAGTGTCAAAAAGAAAGAACCAAACAATTCTGCAGCTTGCCTGCAAACCATCAGATAAGTAAAAGCAGTGGCATGTATGGAGGAGGCGGACACAGAGTAAAATTACACTAATCTGTGCTCTTAGAGCTGGGAAATCTTTTGAAGAACTCCTCCTCTGCCCATCACTGAGAGTGCTGAGAGCAGGGCATGGTCCTGGAGGCGGTACTTCAGAGCTAAAATGGAAACATGATGTTAGTCACAGACAGAAACAAACAGCAAGctgtctgggaggaaaaaaagccaacCATGAGCAAAGTAACTGTGTAAGCTTTGCTGTATGAAAATACTGAGCTGAGCATATGAACCATTGTTGAAGTGAAACACAAGTAATTTGGAGCACTGATACAAATTCAGCTTCAGAAAAATGAGGTCTCTGCTACTGCTTAACTTTTACTCAGTGGTATTTCCCTGGAAATATAGGATGTAAATTACTGCTTCTGTCACTGCATGCCAGCCTCTTCTGggtgttttgcttttttcttagCTGAGAAGCATGCTGTTTGTGAGGGAGTTGTCCCTTGTTTTATATGTGATGGGCACATATGAATTGAGATAAATACTTTATAAATGTCTTGAATAGTTGTTGCCATCATCTCTCACGAGACTGATGTTTCTTGGAAGCATTATATTGCAGAGAGCAATGCCTTTTAATATTAATTTCATAAACTCTATTAAATGAGATTTCAAATCAATTCTTGAGGACTCAGCCTCCTGCTCAGAGCTGGTAATAAGTCACAGTGCCCACTCTAAAGTGTGTTAAAGTACCTGGAAGGATGCCAAATGGCTTAAATGGTTTCTGCATCAGGGCTTTTATGAAGTGCAGCACTTTTTCCATTTATATATGTAGTAGATCATTTTGATAACTGTGTGAATGTTAATCAGCTTGCAGCTCATCTGTCTGTTTCCtgtctcctgaatctgcagcaaCTTGGTTCTTCCAGGGCTGTGAAGTAAGAATTGAAGTGTAATTGCTAATCATCTCTGCCTTGGAGGAACTAGACTCCTGCTGACTAGTGGTGCTTTTAAACACCTAGTGGTGTCCACTGAACATTTTGTGACCAAGAACTTGAAAAGCATTgcaggtattcagtgtcttcactaATATAGTGAATAAATTACTTGAGTTCCCTCAGAAGTTAAAGTTTCTACACAAATCACCCATTGCctgtttcttcctcctctgttttTAGAAAAAGTGAAGTGCTTATATGCCAGGGTTATACTTCGTTAAACATAACTAAATAGCTTTTAAATTCAAAATCTGACTTTCTCACATTGCATGCAAGTTACCTTGCTTCAGTTCATCTTTTCCACTCACAAAGAAAAAGTTTGGTGCTAGAAGATTTGGCTGTATTGTattatttctggtttggtttaaaGGGGTACCTTCCTTCATGCATGGCACGTGCTGAATAAGTTGGTGTGGCCCTCGAGGACTTTAACAGTTGAAAGTTCTGTCTGTAAGTTTGCTGTTTATAATTTGCTCATGCTATGGAAGGATTTTTTCCAAGCCCTTCTTATAGTAGTTACTGCCTTTCACTCCCATCTTTCATAACCTTTTCATGAGCAGGACCATCTGTTGTATTAAGTAGCTCCTGCTATGTTTTCTAATGCTGCCAGAGTTTCTTCTCTTGGAttgaaagagaaataaagaagtGGCAGTGCTAATGCTGAGATTTATTTTCGGGTGCCATTGAGGCAGCCTTGTATTCTATCATTAGAAACTGATGCTTAAATGAAAGCTGTTggtctgattttttattttttccctaagcaCTGGTAGAATTACAGAAATATGACTCTGTTAATGTAGTGTGTGGTGCTGCAGTATCTGAGTGCAGCATTCACCCATGCTACTGTTCCTGTCTGTTCATCTTGTGTAAGTTCTGGTTATTCTCATTGGGCTTGGTGGTTACAGCTGCAAACTCTGAGTTCAGAAGTCCTGGAGTTCCTTTCCTAAGGTGGGATAGATATGGCCAAGGTCCATAGGTCCCCTCACAGGGAAATGTGTTGTCTAGGGAGTGAAGCAAGCAGGGAGTGTGCTGTCAGTGGCACTAGCTAACACAGAGAGAGAATTGTGAGACCTAACTGTACACTGAAGTTTCATATTCATTAAACACCCTCTGTGTGATGGTACAGGCACAGAAACATCTTTGGAACCATGACAAAATTGGCCATGGAAAAATTGCTTGGACACTTCAGGGTGTTGATTCTGTACCCTGCCTCAACAGGGATCCTGTCCTTCCTAGTATGTGTAAGatggttttttcctccttttccaaggcTGTGCTTTggcagttttatttatccctctTTGGTCCAGCCTGCAAGTGCTCTGTTCACATTTGGGAATTAATTGGATTAGATTGCATTAGCCTTTTGTTAGTTGGACAGCAGGGAGACATGAGAGCCGGAATGTAGCTTGTAGCCAAGGAGTGTAGGGCAGCCAGAGGTTTTGGGGATGTAAgtcacactctttttttttttttattccttccctTGGCATATTCCAGATTGAGTTTCTGAGCTGATTTTTTTGAGGTCTGGAGCCAGGCAGCATAGGAGAACAGAGTATCTTGAAAAACCTGGAAAATGCTTGGGTATGGAAGGAGAGAACAGGAGTGAAGCTATTCACATTGTCCTGCTCATGCCTTTACATTCAAATTAAGGTCTTATTTTTTCTGGGATTTGAAGATTGTTGCTGCAGAATCTTATTCTGCAATACAGAGTCCCAGTTGTTTTACAGAAAACAAAACCTTGCCTTTGTGGGAGAATAAAAGGGATTAATTCcctttcttattttttctttagaGCAATGATCTATAGTTGAAATCCCTGAATACTTCTTTAGCAAGCTCCAGTTGTCATCAAATCAGTGGTTAATGGTGCTTTAGGTTGAAAGATCTGATAATCAGGGAGTCCATTAATCTAAACAGCAACATAAACTACAGGTTGATAACATTGTTGGACTGAAAGATGGGAGTCTTAAGGGTGGAAAGGGAAGCTGCCTGCACAGAGGTAGAAGATAACCTCATGAAATGTTCACTGTAAATGTGACCTAGGTTCTCAGCCCTCACAATGATTCTCTGAAGAACCGCTCTTCTGTTTTGGGTACAAATATATGGCAGTGTACTCTGCTTTCCTGCTGCGGGTAATGCAGTGAAAATCAAATTCTCCTGTATTTTAAGTAGTTGGAGAAGGACTGAAAAGTGATGTTTAAGAGTCAGCTATTGCAAAATCTTGCTGACAAGCAGAAGTCaggctttctttttaaaaacaaaccgACCAACAGAAACCAATGAAAACCCACACAGTAAGATTCAGACCAGACATTTTTGACagcatgagaaatgggatgagTGGCTCTTCAGACTGACCTTCAGGAAATGCCATTTGTGTGTTCCTTGAGGGAGGAAAGGAGACACTTATCAAATACAGGTTTGCCCATCAGAAATGTGAGGTGTACCAGCTTCCTCATAGTAGCAAAATGTTCCCTGGTTCAGAATGGACACTTTGAATTTTAGGGCAAATTTACTCATTAAGCATGTTACTGCTCTAAAAATCCTGCAACCAACCCAAAACCAATGAACCaagcaaaccccaaaaacccaaacccccaaaaccagtGGAGGGATGTTGCTTCTTTCTGTGTCAGTTAAACAGGATGTGGATGTGGGCAGGctcaatttttttgtttgtttttgttagaATTGTAGCAGAGATTTGAATGTCGGATGGACTGAAGGAAGCATATTCTGGACTCACTTGCTTATTTAGTCATAAAACACACCTGTACCTTCTCCTGCTGAAATGAAAGCTCCTAAACACTAGGCCTAAATGTTTGCTTTCTCTCTCCCATGCTTCATTATCAGAAGGTTTTTGAGAGAATTATTTATTTCAGTGGTTTAAGAGGGAGTCTCACTTAGAAGATACTAAAACCTTGATTTAGGACAGCCATAGTGTTAATTATCAgcttggaaagaaaagaaaatcttgtttatagctattaaaaaaaaaaaaaaaaaaaaccaccaccagcTACAAACTTGCCTTGCACACTTTTGGCGAAAAAAAGATTTTGCCTTTGGTAACATGGCCTGCAAAGAATTTTTTAATAGAACTGTCATTTGAAATCGCCAGCTTCTAATTATGATTTGGGTGAAAGTTTTTTCCTAGTTCGTTTAAGCATTGGATGGTAATCTTGTTCTGCATCTGTGTATTATTTTCTTAAAAGTTCACAGTTGTAGAAAACCATTAAGACACACTGATTTCTATATAAATACAAGTTTTCTGCTGCTTCTGGAAGCTTTTCTCACAACCCAGGAGTACAGGCATTTAGATAATTGTAGAATTTGTTTATTTATACTGTAACAATGAGGCTTGTGTTAAAATGGGCATTGACACTTTATATGGATTCTTTTTCACTTATGACTTGTCAGTATTTTTCCATCTGAAGAATGGAAGAATTCATgtaaaaatgcagatttttttataATTAGGCAATAGCTCTTGAAGATATCCagtatattttgtattttaaaaagaggTGCTGAGTAGAACAACAACCATGTATAGTTTCTTTTGCTATCCTGTGCCTGTTCCTGAAAATATAATATCTTTATTCTTTCTCAGGTCTGTCATCTGCTTCTCCCAGATTTTGAAGTACTGCCTGCTTATCAAAGTGTATAAAATGAAATAATATAGCAAATTCAGCTATTGTGGCATGTGATTGTAACATCAAATTGAACTTGAAATGCTTTTAAAGGTAGAACTGACATTTTCTAAGCATTTCTATTCATCCAGGCTTCAAACTGTTTCTCCCCTGACCTGCTGAATATCCACTTGCACATCTTTGTCCCTGAATCTCTTCTGAAAGAGGCCTAGAGAAATTTTCCAAATGGGTAGCAAAAGCAGATGTGTCTGTTCATCTTGAATAATTTTCAGCGCTGTTTCTTTCAGCGAATCCGCTTACTCAAGGATCTCATCTAAGCAGCACCGGGCTGTAGCAGGCAGGCagtcccagggagcagcagctgtgccgcagCCCGGTGGGGCTTGCTGGCCGTGCCTGGGCTCGGCATGCCTGGcaggtggtgtgtgtgtgtgtcccctggTGCTGAGCTGGCCAGCAGGCAGCAGTGAAATTCATCCCTGAGCCACACCTGCGTGGGTGTTGTTAACTCTCCTCTGGTGGGGCTGCTGTCTGAAGGAGCAAACATGGGTAGCTGATGTCATAGGTCTGAAAAAAGATAGATCACTGATGTTTCTCCTGCTGATTCTTTTTTCTGTCTCTCCTTACAGTTGGTCCATTAACCATCACCTTCAAGGTGCTCCCTAGTGAAAGGATGATCATAAAAAGAAATCCTTTTGTTCAGTCTGGTGGCCACTACAGGCCACCTCACTGCTTTGCCCGCTACAAATCCGCCATCCTCGTGGCCTACAGGAACCAGGAGAAGAAACTCCGCCACCTTCTCTACTACATCCATCCCTTCCTGCAGCGCCAGCAGCTCAGCTACACCATCTACCTGATCCAGCAGGTAAATCCAAGTCTAATGTGCCTGCTGGGAGCTCAGCCACACCACTTAAGGGCTGGGTTCTGAAGAAGAAATGTGACTCTTGTGATGTGGAAATGGTGTTTTATGCATGGGCTGGGAGGAGGTCAGATAGCTGTCCTGCCTCCATGGCTCCTAGTGATTGAAATAATGTACCTCTTGTCAAGATCATCCTTCTGCTATTATTTGGTTCTGTTgtggttttgttgtggtttttttttttttttcctgggggtATAAATTTGTCACTAAGTGGTTGTGCTGGTTTGAAAGTAAACCAGCAGGAGTAATGAACTGCCAGGCAATCACCTTGAGAAAGATTTCAGATCGGAATTACAACTTAATAGAAAGATTACAATAAATGCATTAATACAAAAACACTGGCTTTAAGTGACAGCCTGTCCCCCTGTTGGTCAGGATGGTGGTCACAGCCTGATTAAGTGATGGCTGCAGTGTTGAAAACGGTGGTCCTATGGAAGGTCTGGTCCTCCTCTGGGTCCCTTGAGCAGTGATGGTGTCCCAAGTCCCCAAATAGAGATGATATGTGGTCAGGTTCAGGTGGtacctcccagggcagggagttTCACAATGGAATGATGTAGTCCTATGAGGGACAGAATATTTTTGGGGTCCTTGGTGGTTGTTGCCAGGTGTTCTGCTGGTGCCATTGAGTTCATGATGGCCCCTTAGTGGAGACCCTTCAGGATGGGTGGGACTGCTGCTTTACCGGAGGGAGGTACCACAGCTGAGTGTGAAGAGAAGGAAACACTACCCTGCCTCACAGGGCTGCCTCTTTTTTCCTTATGTAACACCCAGCTGTATCCTGAGGGGTGGCTGTgcactgggcagctgctgcaacCGACCCTTCTTTAAGAGTTTGTCTGAAAATGATGTAGAGGAAAGTAGAGTTTGGTTACACCCCACAGCTTTCCTTTTGTAACCCAGCGCAGTTGTaacttttgttttcctctttctgaGATTTCCATGTGGTTTGTCTGTAGCTTCAGTGTGACTGCTGAGCAGAATTGGAGACTGAATGCTGGAGTGAAGCTGGATATTTTTAGTCTATGTCACATACAAACATGTGGCTTGGCAGGGCAGTCTGTGCAGGTCAAGCAGCCTTTCGTACCTGACATGGACTGGTGTTGCAAAAGATCAGTGGCAAGGGAGCAAGTTTTGGATTCATCAGTTAAAACCAATAGTTTATTGGGAGGGCAAAGAAGCTTTTTGTTTGACCAAGATCTTTTTCTGATTTATAAGTTTTAGTAAACAGTAGTCAGGGCAAAAGTGTTGCTGTACAACTGTTTACCTGAGGAATGGCTTATGGATGGATCTCTTGAGAGGTGCCAACAGTGCAAGGCCCCTGACACAGCAAAGCTGACAATTGTTGAGAATGTTGTGGAGAGGGTGGGTGACATTTTCAAAGCTGGGAGCATAGAATTTGCAGCCAGTATTGATTCATTCATTTGAATAAGGCTTTTTGACTAAAACAAATTTTAACTGAGCTATCTTACAACATCTGTGTTGTTTTGGTGAAGAAATGTAGGTTTTCTTTTCCAGGTAGGGACTGGTTCATTTAACCGAGCAAAGCTGCTCAATGTTGGTGTCCGGGAGGCCATGAAGGATGAAGAGTGGGACTGCCTTGTCCTGCATGACATTGACCTGGTGCCTGAGAATGATTATAACCTGTACATTTGTGATGAATATTATCCCAAGCACATGGCCAGTGCCATAGATAAGTTTCAGTACACGTAAGTGCCTCCATTTGCTTTCTGTGGATATATTCCAGTTGCTTCACTTCCGGTTAGAAAGTATGGGAAAGGGTGGGAACAGTGAAAGACACAAACTTAATGAGGTTTTCTGTGTGTTAGTTTTGCAGCAGTTACTTCCTAGAAAGGGATATTTTTGACCCAAGCATGCAATCTTGAATGTTTCCGTGCCTGTAGTTCCCTGTTCCACAGTTAGCTCAGCTTGGCAAATGACTGGCAGGTTTCTGTTTGACTTTCCTTTAAGAAAAAAAGTATAAGGTGGGAATATTGGATCAGGTGGAATATGATGTGCTAGGATACAGGTACTTTAAACTGATCCAAGATACAAACTTTGAAACCAGCTTTACTTTGGTCAATTTTGGGGGAACGTGGTGAGAAACATTGAGGGGAATGGAACATGATGGGAATTACACTGGGTTTactgttttggggtttggcattgTCATGAGAGTGCCTGCAAGTATGCAATTAATGTATGTGTGACTTGGATCACACTGTTAGTTGTGGAGGACAGGCATTACCTTCA
This genomic window contains:
- the LOC134414166 gene encoding beta-1,4-galactosyltransferase 3-like produces the protein MFLSRMENHCFLLFVFVFQAIFILILYRSGPSRVFRGFVEAPQVVVVDYSKPHDVYTNLSLFTRAPSEDTMPYCSAQSPVLVGPLTITFKVLPSERMIIKRNPFVQSGGHYRPPHCFARYKSAILVAYRNQEKKLRHLLYYIHPFLQRQQLSYTIYLIQQVGTGSFNRAKLLNVGVREAMKDEEWDCLVLHDIDLVPENDYNLYICDEYYPKHMASAIDKFQYTLPYKSFFGGVSALTPEHYMKMNGFPNTYWGDGGENDDIATRIHLAGMKIVRTSPHIGRYRVMDYKEETEIPDPWRRPPSQHNTRKTWKADGMNTLQFRLLSRTKHPLYTKITVDIGYVPPFS